In the Pristiophorus japonicus isolate sPriJap1 chromosome 5, sPriJap1.hap1, whole genome shotgun sequence genome, one interval contains:
- the LOC139264144 gene encoding cuticle collagen 2C-like yields the protein MQQSGQKRPQIWTEIANVVSSAAHDIHEPNQCRKRWNDLVGSRRRKISKNRSERRRTKGSPAELCNLTDLEKQALALVGVRTPGIPGSPGTPGSPGIPGSPGIPGSPGSPGIPGSPGIPGSPGSSGSPGIPGSSGIPDSPSSPGTPGTPGIPGLPGSPGNLGSPGSPDIPGSPGSPGIPGSPGSSGSPSSPGTPGIPGLPGSSGIPGSPGSPGSPGSPGIPGSPGTPGSPDSSGIPDSPGSPGIPGSPVIPGSPGSSGANRKHGGPGPESVTTSPSGHPGNRGDQ from the exons ATGCAACAGAGCGGCCAGAAGAGGCCACA GATATGGACGGAGATCGCCAATGTTGTATCCTCGGCGGCACACGATATCCatgagccaaaccagtgccgcaagcgctggaacgacctggtTGGTTCTAGAAGA aggaagatatctaagaacagATCAGAGCGCAGGCGCACAAAAGGGAGCCCTGCTGAACTTTGCAATTTAACGGACCTGGAGAAGCAGGCATTAGCACTAGTGGGTGTGC gtaccCCAGGCATTCCAGGCTCCCCAGgtaccccaggctccccaggtatcccaggctccccag gtatcccaggctccccaggctccccaggtatcccaggctccccaggtatcccaggctccccaggctcctcaGGCTCCCCAGGTATCCCAGGCTCCTCAGGTATCCCAGACTCCCCAAGTTCCCCAGGTACACCAGGTACCCCAGGTATCCCAGGTCTCCCAGGCTCCCCAGGTAACCTAGGCTCCCCAG GCTCCCCAGatatcccaggctccccaggctccccaggtatcccaggctccccaggctcctcaGGCTCCCCAAGTTCCCCAGGTACCCCAGGTATCCCAGGTCTCCCAGGCTCCTCAGgtatcccaggctccccaggctccccaggctccccaggctccccaggtatcccaggctccccaggtaccccaggctccccagactcctcaggtatcccagactccccaggctccccaggtattCCAGGCTCCCCAGttatcccaggctccccaggctcctcaGGAGCAAACCGGAAACATGGAGGTCCAGGCCCCGAGAGCGTCACCACTTCTCCTTCAGGTCATCCTGGCAACAGAGGAGACCAGTGA